One genomic window of Erinaceus europaeus chromosome 19, mEriEur2.1, whole genome shotgun sequence includes the following:
- the LOC132534778 gene encoding tripartite motif-containing protein 75-like, which produces MQADTKCAICLDYMREPATIECGHNFCQPCLQQYWHEDLDKFTCPVCRHTCQQRHWTANSQLARIIEITQLLPSRSEEVQQQETRLCERHNQVLSLFCEEDLEVLCPGCVQPPDHQHHHVRSMEEAASHYRQMINVHTSTLISCSEFQQDTDRQIKNLQKKKDWLSKQRLKFINELVSERTVKADLHMLTGVGKVYGRCESVEIPTVCSVDLKREGWSLPPLNSDLQVIRHIFREDVTLDPHTAHPHLHVSKNKRSVTYMEESRNVLQRQQKIPLVLEVLGSEEFCVGRHYWEVQVEDKPSWAIGMCIHSPSGRLQQLPLFQNRCWTIQLQDGDYVARGAKLVPLALKTKPRGIGVYLDYELGQISFYNLNDSSHIHSFRETLSHPLKPYFCLGKDSKPLSICAQDGYEG; this is translated from the exons ATGCAGGCAGATACAAAATGTGCAATATGCTTGGACTACATGAGAGAGCCTGCCACCATTGAGTGTGGGCATAACTTCTGCCAGCCCTGCCTCCAACAGTACTGGCATGAAGATCTGGACAAATTCACTTGCCCTGTCTGCAGACACACTTGTCAACAGAGGCACTGGACTGCCAACAGCCAGCTGGCAAGGATCATTGAAATCACCCAGCTCCTCCCCAGCAGGAGTGAGGAAGTGCAGCAGCAGGAGACAAGGTTGTGTGAGAGGCACAACCAGGTGCTGAGCCTCTTCTGTGAGGAGGACCTGGAGGTGCTGTGTCCTGGCTGTGTTCAGCCCCctgaccaccagcaccaccacgtGAGGTCCATGGAGGAGGCTGCTTCTCACTACAGACAGATGATCAATGTTCACACCAGCACCCTGATAAGCTGTTCAGAATTTCAGCAAGATACAGACAGACAAATCAAAAAtctgcagaaaaagaaagattggcTGAGCAAACAGAGGTTGAAGTTCATCAATGAACTC GTGTCAGAAAGAACTGTGAAGGCAGATCTGCATATGCTGACTGGGGTTGGAAAGGTCTATGGCAGATGTGAGAGCGTGGAGATCCCAACTGTGTGCTCCGTTGACCtaaagagggagggatggagtcTCCCTCCACTGAATTCAGACCTGCAGGTGATTAGACACATATTCAGAGAAGATGTGACTCTGGATCCACACACTGCACATCCTCATCTCCATGTGTCCAAGAACAAGAGATCTGTGACCTATATGGAGGAAAGTAGGAATGTTCTTCAAAGACAACAGAAAATTCCACTTGTTCTTGAAGTCCTGGGTTCTGAAGAGTTCTGTGTCGGCCGCCATTACTGGGAGGTGCAGGTAGAGGACAAGCCTAGCTGGGCCATAGGGATGTGTATCCACTCCCCATCAGGCAGGTTGCAGCAGCTCCCCCTCTTTCAGAACAGGTGCTGGACCATTCAACTGCAGGATGGAGACTATGTGGCAAGAGGTGCAAAGCTCGTTCCTCTGGCCTTGAAGACCAAGCCCAGAGGCATTGGAGTTTACCTGGACTATGAGCTGGGTCAGATTTCCTTTTACAATTTGAATGACAGTTCCCACATCCATTCTTTCCGTGAGACACTTTCTCATCCACTGAAGCCCTATTTCTGTTTGGGAAAAGATTCTAAACCTCTTAGCATCTGTGCTCAAGATGGCTATGAAGGATGA